A stretch of Oncorhynchus masou masou isolate Uvic2021 unplaced genomic scaffold, UVic_Omas_1.1 unplaced_scaffold_564, whole genome shotgun sequence DNA encodes these proteins:
- the LOC135536151 gene encoding E3 ubiquitin/ISG15 ligase TRIM25-like isoform X1, with protein sequence MAQQGVLLDQDQFCCSVCLDLLKEPVVIPCGHSYCRSCIEGCWDQDVLKGVYSCPQCRETFTSRPNLRKNNMLAEVVEKLRKTGLQAAPPPALCYAGPGDVVCDFCTGTRKQKALMSCLVCLASYCDTHLQPHYEFPGFKKHKLVKATAQLQEKICSHHDKLLEVYCRTDQQCICYLCTMDEHKGHDTVSAAAERTEKQRQLGMSQQKVQQRFQEREKELKKLQKAVKSFKRSAQSAVEDSDQIFTELIRSIERRSSEVKELIRAQEKAQVSQAEGLLEQLKQEIAELRKRSTELEQLSHTEDHIHFLQRYQSLSLSRGISVSLSVFLSLSSLSPLSLSLSLSLSVRPSLSLSLSVRPSLSLSLSFPLSLCPSIYIFTFKSFSRRSYPERLTNW encoded by the exons ATGGCTCAACAGGGAGTTCTGCTGGACCAGgaccagttctgttgttctgtctgtctggatctactGAAGGAGCCGGTGGTTATTCCCTGTGGACACAGTTACTGTAGGAGCTGTATTGAGGGCTGCTGGGATCAGGATGTTCTGAAAGGGGTCTATAGCTGtcctcagtgcagagagaccttcACTTCAAGGCCTAATCtgaggaaaaataacatgttggCTGAGGTGGTGGAGAAACTGAGGAAGACAGGACTCCAGgctgctccccctcctgctctgtgctatgctggacctggagatgtggTGTGTGATTTCTGCACTGGGACCAGAAAGCAGAAAGccctcatgtcctgtctggtgtgtctggcctCTTACTGTGACACTCACCTCCAACCTCACTATGAATTTCCTGGTTTCAAGAAGCACAAGCTGGTCAAAGCCACCGCACAACTACAGGAGAAGATCTGCTCTCATCATGACAAACTGCTGGAGGTTTACTGTCGTACCGATCAGCAGTGTATCTGTTATCTGTGTACAATGGATGAACATAAAGGCCATGATACAGTGTcagctgcagcagagaggactgAGAAACAG AGGCAGCTGGGGATGAGTCAGCAGAAGGTCCAGCAGAgattccaggagagagagaaggagctgaaGAAGCTCCAAAAAGCTGTGAAGTCTTTCAAG cgctctgcacagtcagcagtggaggacagtgatcagatctttactgagctgatccgctccattgagagaaggagctctgaggtgaaggagctgatcagagcccaagagaaggctcaagtgagtcaagctgaaggactcctggagcaactgaagcaggagatcgctgagctgaggaagagaagcactgagctggagcagctctcacacacagaggatcacatccatttcctccag aggtatcagtctctctctctctccagaggtatcagtgtctctctctctgtctttctctctctgtcgtccctctcccctctctctctctctctctctctctctctctctgtccgtccctctctctctctctctctctctgtccgtccctctctctctctctctctgtccttccctctctctctctgtccttccatttacatttttacatttaagtcatttagcagacgctcttatccagagcgacttacaaattggtga
- the LOC135536151 gene encoding E3 ubiquitin/ISG15 ligase TRIM25-like isoform X2 gives MAQQGVLLDQDQFCCSVCLDLLKEPVVIPCGHSYCRSCIEGCWDQDVLKGVYSCPQCRETFTSRPNLRKNNMLAEVVEKLRKTGLQAAPPPALCYAGPGDVVCDFCTGTRKQKALMSCLVCLASYCDTHLQPHYEFPGFKKHKLVKATAQLQEKICSHHDKLLEVYCRTDQQCICYLCTMDEHKGHDTVSAAAERTEKQRQLGMSQQKVQQRFQEREKELKKLQKAVKSFKRSAQSAVEDSDQIFTELIRSIERRSSEVKELIRAQEKAQVSQAEGLLEQLKQEIAELRKRSTELEQLSHTEDHIHFLQRYQSLSSISVSSDLPSIVVRPLQSFEM, from the exons ATGGCTCAACAGGGAGTTCTGCTGGACCAGgaccagttctgttgttctgtctgtctggatctactGAAGGAGCCGGTGGTTATTCCCTGTGGACACAGTTACTGTAGGAGCTGTATTGAGGGCTGCTGGGATCAGGATGTTCTGAAAGGGGTCTATAGCTGtcctcagtgcagagagaccttcACTTCAAGGCCTAATCtgaggaaaaataacatgttggCTGAGGTGGTGGAGAAACTGAGGAAGACAGGACTCCAGgctgctccccctcctgctctgtgctatgctggacctggagatgtggTGTGTGATTTCTGCACTGGGACCAGAAAGCAGAAAGccctcatgtcctgtctggtgtgtctggcctCTTACTGTGACACTCACCTCCAACCTCACTATGAATTTCCTGGTTTCAAGAAGCACAAGCTGGTCAAAGCCACCGCACAACTACAGGAGAAGATCTGCTCTCATCATGACAAACTGCTGGAGGTTTACTGTCGTACCGATCAGCAGTGTATCTGTTATCTGTGTACAATGGATGAACATAAAGGCCATGATACAGTGTcagctgcagcagagaggactgAGAAACAG AGGCAGCTGGGGATGAGTCAGCAGAAGGTCCAGCAGAgattccaggagagagagaaggagctgaaGAAGCTCCAAAAAGCTGTGAAGTCTTTCAAG cgctctgcacagtcagcagtggaggacagtgatcagatctttactgagctgatccgctccattgagagaaggagctctgaggtgaaggagctgatcagagcccaagagaaggctcaagtgagtcaagctgaaggactcctggagcaactgaagcaggagatcgctgagctgaggaagagaagcactgagctggagcagctctcacacacagaggatcacatccatttcctccag aggtatcagtctctctccagtatcagtgTATCTTCAGACTTACCCAGCATCGTTGTCCGTCCTCTTCAGTCCTTTGAGATGTGA
- the LOC135536151 gene encoding E3 ubiquitin/ISG15 ligase TRIM25-like isoform X3, which produces MAQQGVLLDQDQFCCSVCLDLLKEPVVIPCGHSYCRSCIEGCWDQDVLKGVYSCPQCRETFTSRPNLRKNNMLAEVVEKLRKTGLQAAPPPALCYAGPGDVVCDFCTGTRKQKALMSCLVCLASYCDTHLQPHYEFPGFKKHKLVKATAQLQEKICSHHDKLLEVYCRTDQQCICYLCTMDEHKGHDTVSAAAERTEKQRQLGMSQQKVQQRFQEREKELKKLQKAVKSFKRSAQSAVEDSDQIFTELIRSIERRSSEVKELIRAQEKAQVSQAEGLLEQLKQEIAELRKRSTELEQLSHTEDHIHFLQIPVSSHWTQTQQTHSSLCLKGTESIIDQLVGSVLIDVFSVTWSCMENGPGTKGQFRTSQPTTSWYHFLSTKLYGLVSQTQMNPSPGLNSMFNVDVQETGPKCVIFHPPILLSPATLNLSSRWCC; this is translated from the exons ATGGCTCAACAGGGAGTTCTGCTGGACCAGgaccagttctgttgttctgtctgtctggatctactGAAGGAGCCGGTGGTTATTCCCTGTGGACACAGTTACTGTAGGAGCTGTATTGAGGGCTGCTGGGATCAGGATGTTCTGAAAGGGGTCTATAGCTGtcctcagtgcagagagaccttcACTTCAAGGCCTAATCtgaggaaaaataacatgttggCTGAGGTGGTGGAGAAACTGAGGAAGACAGGACTCCAGgctgctccccctcctgctctgtgctatgctggacctggagatgtggTGTGTGATTTCTGCACTGGGACCAGAAAGCAGAAAGccctcatgtcctgtctggtgtgtctggcctCTTACTGTGACACTCACCTCCAACCTCACTATGAATTTCCTGGTTTCAAGAAGCACAAGCTGGTCAAAGCCACCGCACAACTACAGGAGAAGATCTGCTCTCATCATGACAAACTGCTGGAGGTTTACTGTCGTACCGATCAGCAGTGTATCTGTTATCTGTGTACAATGGATGAACATAAAGGCCATGATACAGTGTcagctgcagcagagaggactgAGAAACAG AGGCAGCTGGGGATGAGTCAGCAGAAGGTCCAGCAGAgattccaggagagagagaaggagctgaaGAAGCTCCAAAAAGCTGTGAAGTCTTTCAAG cgctctgcacagtcagcagtggaggacagtgatcagatctttactgagctgatccgctccattgagagaaggagctctgaggtgaaggagctgatcagagcccaagagaaggctcaagtgagtcaagctgaaggactcctggagcaactgaagcaggagatcgctgagctgaggaagagaagcactgagctggagcagctctcacacacagaggatcacatccatttcctccag attcctgtcagctcacactggacccaaacacagcaaacacactcctctctctgtctgaagggaacagaaag tatcattgatcagcttgttggctcggtcctaattgatgtgttctctgtcacctggagctgcatggaaaatggtccaggaactaaaggacaattcaggactagtcagcccactacaagctggtatcacttcctttctactaaactatatggtctggtttcccagacacagatgaatcctagtcctggactaaacagtatgttcaatgtagatgtccaggaaaccggccctaaatgtgtcatctttcatcctcccatactgctcagtccagcaacattaaacctgtccagcaggtggtgctgttga